The Bacillus sp. Y1 genome includes the window CCACTCAAGATAAGAAGGAAGGCAGCCATGCTTTATATACAATTGTTGGTCAAAAAGCTGATTTTATGATGATGATTTTACGTCCAACAATGGAAGAGTTAAATGAAATCGAAACAGAATTCAATAAGACCATGCTTGCTGAATATACCATTCCAGCACATTCATACGTGTCAGTAGTTGAATTAAGCAACTATCTTCCAGCTGATCAGGATCCTTATCAAAGCCCTGAAATCCTTGCTCGTTTGTATCCAACTCTACCAAAAGCGAAGCATGTTTGCTTCTACCCAATGGACAAGCGTCGCCAAGGAAACGACAACTGGTACATGTTGCCGATGGAGGAGCGCCGTTCAATGATGCGCAGCCACGGTATGATCGGTAGACAGTATGCAGGAAAAGTGAAGCAGATTATTACGGGATCTGTTGGCTTTGACGATTACGAATGGGGAGTAACACTCTTCTCAGATGATGTTTTACAATTTAAAAAGCTCGTATACGAAATGCGCTTTGATGAAGTTAGTGCACGTTACGGTGAATTTGGTGCCTTCTTTGTAGGAAATTTACTAGAAATTGATCGTCTACATAGCTTCTTACACGTAAACTAATCATGTATGAACCCTCTAGCTTTGCTAGGGGGTTTTTTCTATCATCTAGGAATAAAAGAATTTCCCTTCACATACGAATGAATTAGTGAGCTTTCTTCTTTTATTTGACCCTTTCATCTCACCACAGAAGGTACAACACGAAGAGAGGTGAAATTTATGGGTGTGATCCCTTACACAGAAGAGCATGTAAAGCTGTTGGCCCGATTAATTCGAGCAGAAGCTGAAGGCGATGGAAATTTAGGTATGCTGTTAGTTGGAAATGTTGGGGTGAACAGAGTAAGGGGACAATGTCTGGATTTTAAAGACATTCGTGACTTACGAAAAATGGTCTTTCAGCGTCCTGGTGGATTTGAAGCAACCGTCAAAGGATACTTTTATCAAGCTCCAAGAGAAAATGAGATAAAGCTTGCAAGGCGTGTGATAAAAGGGGAGCGATTTCACCCCGGTTCAAATGCACTTTGGTTTTTTAGACCAACTGGTGCCTGTCCCTCTCAGTGGTATAACCAGTGGAACACAGGCCGCTTTAAGGCACACTGTTTCTTCAGTCCAACACAGCAGAATTGTCCGAAAGTCTATTAAAATGATCACTTTTTCTAGGAGGGATTTTCTTTGTCACAAAATTATGATCCAAATGCTTTCTACAGACAAACAGGGTATCAACAACCTTATTTCGGAGCCCCTGTCCAGCCAAGTGCACCAAAATACCCGACAGCTGGCCAAGTAGCCGGTGCCGGCACCGGGGCACCTACATACGGTGCACCGACCTATCCTACTATGCCAGCGGGATCAACGATTCCACCAACAGGAGCTGTTCCTGGTTACTCAGGTGCCTTTAACGCGCCATCAGCTGGTCCTCAAGTACCTGGTATGCTACCGCTTGAGGAATCGTATATCGAAAACATCTTCCGCCTGAACAAAGGAAAGCTAACCACCGTGTACACCAATTTTGACGGAAACGATGAAGGTTTATCCAGAACCTTTAAGGGAATTATAGAAGCTGCTGGACGTGATCACTTAATCCTAAGCGATCCACAAACCGGCATGAGATACTTAATTCCAATGGTGTACTTCGCATATGCAACCTTTGATGAGGAACTTGAGTATGACTATCCTGGTTTCACTCCTGGATTAGCCACTTATCCTCCGAGGTAATAAAAAATGGGAGCATCCTTCATAGCAGGATGCTCCTTGTTGTTTACAAATATTTTACTGCTGCAACCACGATTAATATCCAAGCAGCTAAAAACGACAAGCCCCCTAATGGTGTAATGGCACCAAGGATGCTAATTTTCGTTAACGTCATGACGTACAAGCTACCCGAGAAAAGAATGATACCAATTACCATCATCCAGCCTGACCATGATAAAAGCGCATTGGCCGGCAAGCGTCCAAGCAATACACCTACAATCAGTAAGCCGGTTGCATGAAACATTTGATACGTTACTCCGGTTTTCCAAATCTCCAAGTACTTTTGCTCCACTCGCCCTTCAAGCCCGTGTGCTCCAAAGGCCCCAAATGCCACTGCTAAAAATGCATTAATGGCTCCAAGAATAATAAACGTTTTCAACCTCTCCACCCCATTATGTTAAAAATCAAACAGTGAATCTCCATTGCTTTCATCATCTATTTGTAGCTTTTTCGGCTGTGTTTGAAGGGGTGAAGGAGTTAGAATTTGCTTTTCGTTTGTTGGAATCACAGGCTGACTACGGGGTAGTTCACGTGTGGTCTCACCCGATTGACTTTCAAGCACAAGCTCGCATAACGTTTTAATCGCTTGAACTCGTTCTCTCACTTGTGAGTTTGTCCCACTTAATTTAGCTGCCTGCAGCTCCTGTTCCATTTTTAAAAGTAGCTTTTGCACACTAATATCCAATTCGTTCACCTCATACCCTTGTCTACCCTATAGTATACGACCTGTCACTGATTTTTCCAAAGAATAGCGTTACTTTTTCTCAAAACGCAGGCAAGCCTGGCCCGAAGCCTTCATTACCTCAACTGACGGAAGCTGTCTTGTTTTAAACCCAAATGCTTTGCATCCCTTTGGAAAATGAGGGTCCCAGGTCACGTAGAAATACTGGCACTTAAAGCAGTCCTTTTTTTCCAGCTTCATGTGATCCACCTTTTTCATTTAATTGTCCAATCAATCTCTGTGTAGCCATTTTCCTTCAGCCAGTCATTTGCTTTTGAAAACGGTCGGCTCCCAAAGAAGCCGCGATGAGCTGAAAGCGGGCTTGGATGAGGAGATTCAATTATAAAATGATGGTTGGAAATCAACCTCTTTTTCTCTTGTGCTGGTTTCCCCCATAACACAAACACCATCGGTTTCTCTCTCTCACTAAGCTTTTTAATCACTGCATCCGTAAAGATTTCCCAGCCTATTTTTTTATGGGAATGAGCCTGTGCCGCTCGAACGGTTAGGACAGTGTTTAACAGCAGAACTCCTTCATCGGCCCAATTTTTTAAATATCCGTGGTTTGGTACGGGAATGCCTATATCACTCTGTAACTCTTTGAAAATATTTTTTAACGATGGAGGCGTAGGAACTCCTGGTAGGACCGAGAAGCTCAGACCATGAGCTTGCTCTGGGCCATGATATGGATCTTGACCGAGTATGACGACCTTCACCTGCTCATACGATGTGTACTGTAGTGCAGAAAAGATATGCTCTCTTTTCGGATAGATTGTATACCGTTCAGACTCCTCTTCAATCAGGCGATCGAGCTTTGTGAAGTATTCCTGTTTAAACTCATCCCCGATGTAAGATTCCCAGCCATTCAAATTACTCATCATATGTGATCACCGCGCGATATCCAAGTGCTGAGAAAAACTCTGTTAATGTTTTCTCTGCATTTTTTTCTGCCACCTCAATTAGCCCTTGAGATAGTGCCTCTTCCTTTACGAGCCTCTTGGCTTCCTCTGCGAGCTCGTAAGCCTCATTCCAATTCACTTCATCCCGAAAGATTCCTTCCACTGAATACACTTGAGCTTGATCAAAATCTAGTGTTGGCTCTTGGATAATAGAAGCTTGTGGAAGCTTGATTTCTATTGTCTTTTCTTCTTCACTTACATGGAGATTTGATTCGGTGATTCCGGTTAAGTCAACTCCTGCCGTAACCGTGCCCGGGATAATAAGAAGGAACTTTCTCTTTGTTCCTGGAAGATTCGTACTAATTTCCTTCCCAAACAGCTGATTGTCCTCTTTTTCAATAACCGCCTTCACGTATGCCTGTGATGACGCAAGTGACGACAAGTCTTTTATTTGCTCTATGAAACTACCTTTTTGTACGGTAGTTTGATTGGTTCCCTTTATCGTAAAAATCGCTCCGATTATGACTAGAATGAATAAGGCTATCCCTATTAGCTTCCATGTTATTGATTTCGGAATCACTCTTGCTTTTGGTCGGTTGTGATGCTGCAGTTCATTGACTGCAATCGAGGCCGCCATTTGCTGCTTCGCTTCCGTAAGTTCCTTCTGCAAGGCCTCTAATTGCGTCTGTACATCTTTCTCGTTCATCTTCACCCTCCTTACAAACTTCTAGATTTTATTATAACGGTTGATGAGGGAATATGTAGAATTTTGCAGAAAGAAGTCGTATAGAAGATATTAGTAGATTTATTCATGAAAAAACTGGTCGCAATGGTTGCGGCCAGCATGTTTTTTTATAGTTTTGGGCAATTTTTGGAGAGCTTTAATAGATTTGAGCTAAAATTTCAGTATACAAGTACGGTTCTGGTGAAGAAACACGAAGGTTTTATTAAGTTTTACATGATTTGAGAAGTTTATTTGCGATTTTCAAGATTTATTTGCGATCCTGGAATTTTATTTGCGATTCTCAGATTTTATTTGCGATCTTGAAAACTTATTTGCGATTCTCAGATTTTATTTGCGATCCTGAAAATTTATTTGCGATTCTCCCAAAATACTTGCGTTTCCCCACACACAACTACCCCAACAATCTCTGATAAATCGAACGCGCCTGACTCATATCCTTTGTTCCATGAACCAGTCCTCGTCCATCTTTAAAAATAACGACACGTTGCTCGTCCATTTCAACTGAAAGCAAATACGGATTTGCCTTCACCACGTAACCCAACTTAACTAGTCGACTCGCTAAATCTCCTAAATTTAGCTCACTTTGTCGTGGTGGCCGGATTTGCACCGTATCACGACCACAGAGTACCGTTGAGCGCGAAAGATTTTCCTTGTCCAAATACGGATACTCCCGAAGATCTCCACATGACAAGCAGCCTGGGTCCTTTGCTTTACCCATTTTCATGCTCGTGTATTGATTTCGCCATAAATCAAAGCTCGCAAACGAATCACGAACCGCCTCCCAATCCTCTACAAGAATCTTCAGTACCTCTGCTGACTGATGAGCAATAACCATCTGCACAGCCGGTCCGATAATTCCTCCTGTATCACAGGTCATTCCTTGAATAGGGATTCTTTTCAGCAAACAATTTAAGCAAGGAGTTTTGCCTGGAATAATCGTAAAGCTCATGCCGAAGCTCCCTACACAAGCGCCATAGATCCAAGGGATTTTGTACTTTTGCGATATATCGTTAATGGCCATTCGAGTTTCAAAATTATCAGTCGCATCCAAAATCAAGTCCACATCCACGACAAGGTCCTCGAGCATGTCAGGCGATGCATCTCCAACAACCGGCACAATCTCAACATCGCTGTTAATGGCCCGCAATCTCTTTTCAGCTGCAATCGCCTTCGGAAGCTTTTCTCGAACATCTTCTTCCGTATACAGCTGCTGTCTTTGAAGATTGCTCGCTTCTACATAATCTCTATCCACAATCGTTAGCTTCCCAACACCCGCGCGCGTAAGCACCTCTCCATTTCCCGATCCAAGTGCACCGGCGCCAATCATCAACACATGTTTAGAGCCTAGCTTGTCCTGTCCATTTTTTCCAATCGGTGAAAAAAGAATTTGCCTCGAATACCGATCATCCATGCTTAAAACCTCCTTCCTCTTTCCGGCTCAGCTATTCACTTATCCCCACTAACTGGTGGTATAAAAGCAACCACATCTCCATCACTCAACACATCTTCGTCACCAGCAAATTCTTCATTTACAGCTGCCATAACGGTATCCAAATTCACTCCATACCGCTCACTTAAAATCACCTTTGCTTCAGCAACTGTTTTTCCAGTAAGGTCTAACGATACTGATTCTTCTCCAGCCGCATCGCGCAAATGAGC containing:
- the hemQ gene encoding hydrogen peroxide-dependent heme synthase, yielding MAEAAQTLDGWYCLHDFRTINWTAWKLLSSDDRQTAIHEFLGLVEKWNATQDKKEGSHALYTIVGQKADFMMMILRPTMEELNEIETEFNKTMLAEYTIPAHSYVSVVELSNYLPADQDPYQSPEILARLYPTLPKAKHVCFYPMDKRRQGNDNWYMLPMEERRSMMRSHGMIGRQYAGKVKQIITGSVGFDDYEWGVTLFSDDVLQFKKLVYEMRFDEVSARYGEFGAFFVGNLLEIDRLHSFLHVN
- a CDS encoding cell wall hydrolase, with product MGVIPYTEEHVKLLARLIRAEAEGDGNLGMLLVGNVGVNRVRGQCLDFKDIRDLRKMVFQRPGGFEATVKGYFYQAPRENEIKLARRVIKGERFHPGSNALWFFRPTGACPSQWYNQWNTGRFKAHCFFSPTQQNCPKVY
- the gerQ gene encoding spore coat protein GerQ; its protein translation is MSQNYDPNAFYRQTGYQQPYFGAPVQPSAPKYPTAGQVAGAGTGAPTYGAPTYPTMPAGSTIPPTGAVPGYSGAFNAPSAGPQVPGMLPLEESYIENIFRLNKGKLTTVYTNFDGNDEGLSRTFKGIIEAAGRDHLILSDPQTGMRYLIPMVYFAYATFDEELEYDYPGFTPGLATYPPR
- a CDS encoding DUF423 domain-containing protein produces the protein MKTFIILGAINAFLAVAFGAFGAHGLEGRVEQKYLEIWKTGVTYQMFHATGLLIVGVLLGRLPANALLSWSGWMMVIGIILFSGSLYVMTLTKISILGAITPLGGLSFLAAWILIVVAAVKYL
- a CDS encoding YwdI family protein, whose translation is MDISVQKLLLKMEQELQAAKLSGTNSQVRERVQAIKTLCELVLESQSGETTRELPRSQPVIPTNEKQILTPSPLQTQPKKLQIDDESNGDSLFDF
- a CDS encoding uracil-DNA glycosylase; translated protein: MKLEKKDCFKCQYFYVTWDPHFPKGCKAFGFKTRQLPSVEVMKASGQACLRFEKK
- a CDS encoding uracil-DNA glycosylase; the protein is MSNLNGWESYIGDEFKQEYFTKLDRLIEEESERYTIYPKREHIFSALQYTSYEQVKVVILGQDPYHGPEQAHGLSFSVLPGVPTPPSLKNIFKELQSDIGIPVPNHGYLKNWADEGVLLLNTVLTVRAAQAHSHKKIGWEIFTDAVIKKLSEREKPMVFVLWGKPAQEKKRLISNHHFIIESPHPSPLSAHRGFFGSRPFSKANDWLKENGYTEIDWTIK
- a CDS encoding DUF4230 domain-containing protein encodes the protein MNEKDVQTQLEALQKELTEAKQQMAASIAVNELQHHNRPKARVIPKSITWKLIGIALFILVIIGAIFTIKGTNQTTVQKGSFIEQIKDLSSLASSQAYVKAVIEKEDNQLFGKEISTNLPGTKRKFLLIIPGTVTAGVDLTGITESNLHVSEEEKTIEIKLPQASIIQEPTLDFDQAQVYSVEGIFRDEVNWNEAYELAEEAKRLVKEEALSQGLIEVAEKNAEKTLTEFFSALGYRAVITYDE
- a CDS encoding MoeB/ThiF family adenylyltransferase — translated: MDDRYSRQILFSPIGKNGQDKLGSKHVLMIGAGALGSGNGEVLTRAGVGKLTIVDRDYVEASNLQRQQLYTEEDVREKLPKAIAAEKRLRAINSDVEIVPVVGDASPDMLEDLVVDVDLILDATDNFETRMAINDISQKYKIPWIYGACVGSFGMSFTIIPGKTPCLNCLLKRIPIQGMTCDTGGIIGPAVQMVIAHQSAEVLKILVEDWEAVRDSFASFDLWRNQYTSMKMGKAKDPGCLSCGDLREYPYLDKENLSRSTVLCGRDTVQIRPPRQSELNLGDLASRLVKLGYVVKANPYLLSVEMDEQRVVIFKDGRGLVHGTKDMSQARSIYQRLLG
- the moaD gene encoding molybdopterin converting factor subunit 1; the protein is MNKVMFFAHLRDAAGEESVSLDLTGKTVAEAKVILSERYGVNLDTVMAAVNEEFAGDEDVLSDGDVVAFIPPVSGDK